The following proteins are co-located in the Halobaculum roseum genome:
- a CDS encoding formate/nitrite transporter family protein, with the protein MSDESEDSPPGVRSQDRAASGVPAAGWALGDRFSWNEIHQRLLASADEEIASTLSELFFSGFTAGFAIVLTFIGYTVGTATFPNNRFLAAVLYPIGFMYIILGRYELYTETTLPPVKLVLTRLASLPLLLRMWSVVLLANVIGAAFGAFILANTHVLTPAEMEVGAEFLQHGLELGWWDLFFKALFAGWLVAGVVWLHTAARDTISRVVITYLVFYTIPVLGLYHVVSSGAEALFVVFLKTPSPGVLTLIYEFWLPILLGNTTGGVVLVALASYAQAVRRRYPEIRVLSSREMLFSLKGGRPFETPRPGIQLPENGGGPEEESDTTR; encoded by the coding sequence ATGAGCGACGAATCCGAGGACTCGCCACCAGGCGTCCGATCCCAGGACCGGGCTGCTTCCGGCGTCCCGGCAGCGGGCTGGGCACTCGGTGATCGCTTCTCATGGAATGAAATCCATCAACGGCTGCTCGCGTCCGCCGACGAGGAAATCGCCAGCACGCTCTCGGAACTGTTTTTCAGCGGTTTCACCGCCGGCTTCGCGATCGTCTTGACGTTCATCGGCTACACGGTCGGGACCGCGACGTTCCCAAACAATAGATTCCTCGCCGCAGTGCTGTATCCGATCGGGTTCATGTACATCATTCTCGGACGGTACGAACTGTACACCGAGACCACTCTCCCACCGGTCAAGCTGGTGCTGACCCGGTTGGCCAGTCTCCCCTTGCTGTTACGCATGTGGAGCGTTGTCCTGCTGGCGAATGTCATCGGTGCCGCGTTCGGCGCGTTCATCCTCGCAAACACGCACGTACTTACGCCGGCAGAGATGGAGGTCGGAGCCGAATTCCTCCAGCACGGCCTCGAACTGGGCTGGTGGGACCTGTTCTTCAAGGCCCTGTTCGCGGGGTGGCTTGTTGCTGGCGTGGTGTGGCTCCATACGGCTGCGCGAGACACGATCTCGCGTGTCGTAATCACCTATCTCGTCTTCTACACGATTCCCGTCCTCGGCCTGTACCACGTCGTGAGTTCGGGCGCTGAAGCACTCTTCGTCGTGTTTCTCAAGACGCCGAGTCCGGGGGTACTCACCCTGATTTATGAGTTCTGGCTTCCGATCCTGCTTGGCAACACGACTGGTGGCGTCGTATTGGTCGCGCTCGCGAGCTACGCGCAAGCCGTGAGACGCCGGTATCCGGAGATTCGGGTTCTGTCGAGCCGGGAGATGCTGTTCAGTTTGAAAGGCGGTCGCCCGTTCGAAACGCCGAGACCGGGCATCCAGTTACCGGAAAACGGTGGTGGACCCGAGGAGGAATCCGACACAACTAGGTGA
- a CDS encoding type B DNA-directed DNA polymerase, with the protein MPFTIDFLDEGRVLEWEATTDGAVVTERDKYTPRFYVAARDPATDLDLTTLQSVYDQHPDVVATELVARRPSFRRDEEAVLAVDVAHIDRVTPLARQARQLSEYPVGDLACFNVDFSREFRYCLETGADPTPASELSTLRLSIPVTETSNDVYEELSVAGDTVTGSPTDILTAVQEALDAHDPDVLVCSTSEIVPTLYEMATDAGVDDFSLSRWPDVDYQQLASRSTYSSYGRVGHSPARYNVPGRAIIDESNTFFYGETNLDGVLDLVSRSKKPVQELAWASIGNVLTAIQICEAHDRGVLVPWNSWRHEFYKPMGTLHDADRGGFIFAPEVGLHENVHELDFSSLYPNIICTRNVSPDVIRCDCHSDCDDVPGLGYSICDDRGYLVDVLQPIIDARDEIKAAIRREKERDDPDEDRLAELEGRSGALKWILVACFGYQGFSNAKFGRIECHEAINAFAREILLTAKQRLEAGGWRVVHGIVDSIWVTPDPDVDDEDREDLETLATEITERVEIRLEHEAHYDWVAFVPQRESNAGALTKYFGKVAGDDDFKIRGIEARQRSTPPFIEDVQRNCLERLDATRSPDAVLDCLQDAIKRLHAGTVPVEQLVERNRVSKPLEGYTQNTQNVAALKRARDQDLAVHPGQDIEYVVVDDKKSSRERVALTHEEVESYDASYYETQLVRAVESVLSPLGWDRTEIQREIAETRETNLAAFTEIE; encoded by the coding sequence ATGCCGTTCACAATCGACTTCCTGGACGAAGGCCGCGTTCTAGAGTGGGAGGCGACCACCGACGGTGCCGTCGTAACAGAACGAGACAAGTACACCCCACGCTTCTACGTCGCCGCTCGCGACCCAGCGACCGACCTCGATCTCACAACCCTCCAATCGGTGTACGACCAGCACCCGGACGTCGTCGCGACCGAACTGGTTGCGCGACGCCCCAGCTTTCGACGGGACGAGGAGGCCGTTCTCGCGGTCGATGTCGCCCACATCGACCGCGTCACCCCACTTGCCCGGCAAGCGCGCCAGCTGTCGGAGTATCCAGTCGGGGATCTCGCCTGTTTCAACGTCGACTTCTCGCGAGAGTTCCGATACTGTCTGGAGACCGGTGCCGATCCGACGCCGGCGAGCGAGCTGTCGACGCTCCGGCTCAGTATTCCGGTGACCGAAACGAGCAACGACGTCTACGAGGAACTGTCCGTCGCCGGCGACACCGTCACCGGCTCGCCGACGGATATCCTGACCGCCGTCCAAGAGGCGCTCGACGCACACGATCCGGACGTCCTGGTCTGTTCGACGAGCGAGATCGTCCCGACCCTGTACGAGATGGCGACGGACGCCGGCGTCGACGACTTCTCGCTGAGTCGGTGGCCGGACGTCGACTACCAGCAACTCGCGAGCCGGTCGACGTACTCGAGCTACGGCCGCGTCGGCCACTCGCCGGCGCGGTACAACGTGCCCGGCCGGGCGATTATCGACGAGTCGAACACGTTCTTCTACGGAGAGACGAACCTCGACGGCGTTCTCGACCTCGTGTCGCGCTCGAAAAAGCCCGTCCAGGAGCTCGCGTGGGCGTCGATCGGGAACGTCCTCACGGCGATCCAGATCTGCGAGGCCCACGACCGCGGCGTCCTCGTGCCGTGGAACTCCTGGCGCCACGAGTTCTACAAGCCGATGGGGACGCTCCACGACGCCGACCGCGGCGGCTTCATCTTCGCGCCCGAGGTCGGCCTCCACGAGAACGTCCACGAACTCGACTTCTCCTCGTTGTATCCGAACATCATCTGTACCCGGAACGTCTCGCCGGACGTTATCCGATGTGACTGCCACAGCGACTGCGACGACGTCCCCGGGCTCGGGTACTCGATCTGCGACGACCGGGGCTACCTCGTCGACGTGCTACAGCCGATCATCGACGCACGCGACGAGATCAAGGCGGCCATCCGGCGCGAGAAGGAACGGGACGACCCCGACGAGGACCGCCTGGCGGAACTCGAAGGGCGGTCGGGAGCGCTGAAGTGGATCCTCGTCGCCTGCTTCGGCTATCAAGGGTTCAGCAACGCGAAATTCGGCCGTATCGAGTGTCACGAGGCAATCAACGCGTTCGCTCGCGAGATTCTGCTGACGGCGAAACAACGGCTGGAAGCCGGCGGCTGGCGGGTCGTCCACGGGATCGTCGACTCCATCTGGGTGACCCCGGACCCCGACGTCGACGACGAGGACCGCGAGGACCTCGAGACGCTCGCGACGGAGATTACGGAACGCGTCGAGATTCGGCTCGAACACGAGGCGCACTACGACTGGGTGGCGTTCGTCCCGCAGCGCGAGAGCAACGCAGGCGCGTTGACGAAGTATTTCGGGAAGGTCGCCGGCGACGACGATTTTAAGATCAGAGGCATCGAAGCCCGGCAGCGCTCAACCCCGCCGTTCATCGAGGACGTCCAGCGGAACTGTCTCGAACGGCTCGACGCGACTCGATCTCCGGACGCCGTACTCGACTGTCTTCAGGATGCTATCAAGCGCCTCCACGCTGGAACGGTGCCGGTCGAGCAGCTCGTCGAACGGAATCGTGTCTCCAAGCCGCTGGAGGGATACACGCAAAACACCCAGAACGTGGCGGCGCTGAAGCGGGCTCGCGATCAGGATCTCGCTGTTCATCCAGGCCAAGACATCGAGTACGTGGTCGTCGACGACAAGAAAAGCTCGCGAGAACGGGTCGCGTTGACTCACGAGGAGGTCGAGTCGTACGATGCGTCGTACTACGAGACGCAACTCGTCAGAGCTGTTGAGAGTGTGCTGTCACCGCTTGGCTGGGATCGGACGGAGATTCAACGCGAGATCGCGGAAACTAGGGAAACGAACTTGGCCGCCTTCACCGAGATTGAGTGA
- a CDS encoding RNA-guided endonuclease InsQ/TnpB family protein, translating into MRRTNTFAVRPLTDGDERLLRELLDASASLWNELNYERRQQFFDGNSVWDTADYRKQYVGVLGSATAQQVIRKNKSAWKSFFAAREDSGDAAPPGYWGSEDAGRELRTFIRNDQYTLEFGERSRVEIPVGQDLKEKYGLGYYERLRLELVGSRKWDGEKGQLEIQYDEVSDTFRAFQPVTVPDSKRDSPLADESAALDVGANNFVACTTTTGKRFLYEGRELFADFRETTEEIARLQSKLREGRYSSQRIRRLYRKRTRRRDHAQEALCRDLIERLYDEGVATVYVGDLTDVLSTHWHPEVNEKTHQFWAHRSFVDRLKDTAEEYGIFVEERSEAFTTATCVECGEQVETERYGDVFRCSCGHESHADLDASRTFLELETGTEFETGSMAWPVRLTWDDHTWSESPRSPERASPNEERTDRSTGDGKLASVGTV; encoded by the coding sequence GTGAGGCGAACCAACACCTTCGCGGTCAGACCGCTTACTGACGGCGACGAGCGGCTACTCCGCGAATTGTTGGACGCCTCCGCCAGTCTCTGGAACGAACTCAACTACGAACGTCGCCAACAGTTCTTTGATGGCAACTCAGTGTGGGACACCGCCGACTACCGGAAACAGTACGTCGGTGTCCTCGGCTCAGCCACCGCTCAACAAGTAATCCGCAAGAATAAGTCGGCGTGGAAGTCGTTCTTCGCTGCCCGTGAAGACAGTGGGGATGCCGCTCCGCCCGGTTACTGGGGTAGCGAAGACGCTGGACGTGAGCTGCGTACGTTTATCCGGAACGACCAGTACACGCTTGAGTTCGGCGAGCGGAGTCGAGTCGAGATCCCCGTAGGGCAAGACTTGAAAGAGAAGTACGGACTCGGATACTACGAGCGACTCCGTCTGGAACTTGTTGGGAGCCGGAAGTGGGACGGCGAGAAAGGGCAGTTGGAAATACAGTACGACGAAGTGAGCGACACGTTCAGAGCCTTTCAGCCCGTCACAGTACCAGATTCGAAACGGGATTCACCACTAGCCGACGAATCGGCTGCTCTGGACGTGGGCGCAAACAACTTCGTCGCCTGTACGACGACGACCGGCAAACGGTTCCTCTACGAGGGTCGCGAGTTGTTCGCTGACTTCCGTGAGACGACCGAAGAGATCGCCCGTCTACAATCTAAACTTCGCGAGGGTCGGTACAGCAGTCAGCGGATTCGCCGACTGTACCGTAAGCGAACGCGTCGCCGTGACCACGCGCAGGAAGCACTCTGTCGTGATCTGATCGAACGGCTGTATGATGAGGGCGTAGCAACGGTGTATGTGGGCGACCTCACTGACGTGCTCTCGACACACTGGCACCCAGAAGTCAACGAGAAGACCCACCAGTTCTGGGCACACCGCTCGTTTGTCGATCGTCTCAAAGACACTGCCGAGGAGTACGGAATCTTTGTCGAAGAGCGGTCAGAGGCGTTCACGACGGCAACCTGTGTCGAGTGTGGCGAGCAGGTGGAGACAGAGCGGTATGGCGACGTGTTTCGGTGTTCGTGTGGACACGAGAGCCACGCTGATCTCGACGCCTCACGGACGTTTCTTGAACTGGAGACTGGCACTGAATTCGAGACAGGGTCGATGGCATGGCCCGTGCGCCTCACGTGGGACGACCACACTTGGTCGGAGTCACCACGCTCTCCCGAGAGGGCCAGTCCCAACGAGGAGCGCACAGACCGGAGTACCGGCGACGGGAAACTTGCCTCCGTGGGGACGGTATAA
- a CDS encoding Cdc6/Cdc18 family protein, producing the protein MAEEPSQLSDFDGRYEDPADDPLFDFDEDDPDRANIFARKELLKVGHVPESGRIVGRDGEIKAVAAELRPIVRGDPPNNVIIYGKTGTGKSLVARHVTERARRAAESNGVSVGTVYVDCAQHNTQTRVARTVTRSLNETDETDFDIPRAGIGSGEYYDYLWEILDTAYESVIIILDEVDRLDDDDILMQLSRARESGKADCHLGVIAVSNKIEYRDQLNERVKSSLREEEFVFQPYDANQLREIMKHRRDAFHDGVLSDDVIPLTAALAAQEHGDARKAIEILRHAGELAERENVETVVEEHVRDAQEWAEIDRFEELLRGSTTQVKFILYSLALLTEENPNEDGFSTNRIYERYQATTEKADAKTLSEHRVYELLKEQAFLGVVESTRTGGGRGEGSYLEHRLVQDTGIVLKSVLRDSRLEDLA; encoded by the coding sequence ATGGCTGAGGAACCGTCCCAACTCTCTGACTTCGACGGCCGCTACGAGGATCCCGCTGACGATCCCCTCTTTGACTTTGATGAAGACGACCCTGACCGAGCCAACATTTTCGCTCGAAAGGAGCTGCTGAAGGTTGGCCACGTCCCTGAAAGCGGACGTATCGTCGGCAGAGATGGTGAGATCAAAGCCGTTGCTGCTGAACTCAGACCGATCGTTCGTGGCGATCCGCCCAACAACGTGATTATTTACGGGAAAACGGGTACGGGGAAGTCACTGGTTGCTCGTCACGTGACCGAACGAGCGCGACGAGCCGCGGAGTCGAACGGTGTGTCCGTCGGCACGGTCTACGTCGACTGCGCGCAGCACAACACACAGACGCGTGTTGCCAGGACGGTAACTCGTTCACTTAACGAAACGGACGAGACTGACTTCGATATTCCGCGCGCAGGGATTGGCAGCGGTGAATACTACGACTATCTCTGGGAGATTCTGGATACTGCCTACGAGTCAGTCATCATCATTCTCGACGAGGTGGACCGACTCGATGACGATGATATTCTTATGCAGTTGTCGCGGGCTCGCGAATCGGGGAAAGCAGATTGCCACCTGGGCGTCATCGCAGTCAGCAACAAGATTGAGTATCGTGACCAGCTTAACGAACGCGTCAAGTCCAGTCTTCGCGAGGAAGAGTTCGTCTTCCAACCCTACGACGCGAATCAGCTTCGCGAGATTATGAAGCATCGACGGGACGCGTTCCACGATGGCGTTCTCTCTGATGATGTGATTCCGCTGACGGCGGCACTAGCCGCTCAAGAACACGGTGACGCCAGAAAGGCAATCGAAATTCTTCGTCACGCCGGCGAACTAGCCGAACGAGAAAACGTCGAGACGGTCGTCGAGGAACACGTTCGTGATGCTCAGGAGTGGGCTGAAATCGATCGGTTCGAGGAGCTGCTACGCGGGTCGACGACACAGGTCAAATTCATCCTCTATTCGCTCGCGCTGCTCACCGAGGAAAATCCGAACGAGGATGGATTCTCTACCAACCGAATTTACGAGCGCTATCAAGCGACGACAGAGAAGGCTGATGCGAAGACTCTCAGCGAGCACCGCGTCTATGAGCTGTTGAAAGAGCAGGCGTTCCTCGGTGTCGTTGAATCAACTCGGACCGGTGGTGGCCGGGGTGAAGGCAGTTATCTTGAGCATCGGCTGGTTCAGGATACCGGCATCGTGCTGAAATCTGTCCTCCGGGACAGCCGGCTGGAAGACCTGGCCTAG
- a CDS encoding TROVE domain-containing protein gives MEFNTPKQTVAEATRTTNYEGGDAFEPADPRLALYKRTINQLLEGSFYETDDEQLAAVVRQFDAAANEDPEFVLKLAAYARQELYLRDIPQVLLVLAANDDRFKDDSPESLIREWAPAIIQRMDETATALAVHDQLFGVTAPWPLRRGIEDALVEMADAYTLGKYDLSRREVTLHDVFNRVHPTPVDAEQEALFERFMRGGLDDYPDVDPLPSPNTWETVISERGNTQAAWELLIEDDEYTLPIFASIRNLRNMLEAGVPEDTVVDHLDLEAVRHAPLYPFRYYQAYTALQDADVQAPAVEQWLEDAIDVAVETVPGGFGDTFVAVDLSGSMDQPLSANSTLRLKEIGTLFGAILADQGVDVGGFGDDFQTVPMHVDTPVLQRQAAVLAIDEDVGNSTNGWKVIDYLRERGEPVERIVVFTDMQIWDNTPFTARDSQTVKDAFDAYRDEVSADTALYLVDLAAYGDLVTPEGYENVYNISGWSENVLSFIEHAENPKQIIDEIEAFEPT, from the coding sequence ATGGAATTCAACACCCCAAAGCAAACGGTCGCGGAGGCAACGCGGACCACCAACTACGAAGGTGGGGACGCGTTCGAGCCTGCCGACCCCCGACTCGCACTGTACAAGCGCACGATCAACCAACTGCTGGAGGGCTCGTTCTACGAGACCGATGACGAACAGCTCGCTGCTGTCGTTCGCCAGTTCGATGCCGCCGCAAACGAGGACCCGGAGTTCGTCCTGAAGCTCGCGGCCTATGCGCGCCAGGAGCTCTACTTGCGGGACATCCCACAAGTACTGCTCGTGCTGGCAGCCAACGACGACCGGTTCAAGGACGACTCCCCCGAGTCGCTCATCCGCGAATGGGCGCCGGCGATCATCCAGCGGATGGACGAGACGGCCACCGCGCTCGCGGTCCACGATCAGCTCTTCGGCGTGACTGCGCCGTGGCCGCTTCGACGCGGGATCGAGGACGCGCTGGTGGAGATGGCCGACGCCTACACGCTGGGCAAGTACGACCTGTCGCGGCGCGAGGTGACGCTGCACGACGTCTTCAACCGCGTCCACCCCACGCCCGTCGACGCCGAGCAGGAAGCGCTCTTCGAACGGTTCATGCGCGGCGGCCTCGACGACTATCCCGACGTCGACCCGTTGCCGTCGCCCAACACGTGGGAGACGGTTATCTCCGAGCGCGGCAACACCCAAGCCGCCTGGGAACTGCTCATCGAGGACGACGAGTACACGCTGCCCATCTTCGCGTCGATCCGGAACCTCCGGAATATGCTCGAAGCCGGCGTTCCGGAGGACACCGTCGTGGATCACCTCGACCTGGAGGCAGTCCGACACGCGCCGCTGTACCCGTTCCGGTACTACCAGGCCTACACCGCGCTGCAAGACGCGGATGTCCAGGCACCAGCGGTCGAGCAGTGGCTCGAAGACGCAATTGATGTCGCGGTCGAGACGGTGCCGGGCGGATTCGGCGATACCTTTGTCGCGGTCGACCTGTCGGGATCGATGGATCAGCCGCTGTCCGCGAACAGCACGCTCCGATTGAAGGAGATCGGTACGTTGTTCGGTGCGATCCTGGCCGACCAGGGTGTCGACGTCGGCGGGTTCGGCGACGACTTCCAGACCGTTCCGATGCACGTCGACACGCCAGTCCTGCAGCGCCAAGCGGCGGTGTTGGCGATCGACGAAGACGTCGGGAACTCGACGAACGGCTGGAAGGTAATCGATTACCTCCGCGAGCGAGGTGAGCCCGTCGAACGCATCGTCGTCTTCACCGATATGCAGATCTGGGACAACACGCCGTTTACAGCCCGCGATTCCCAGACGGTCAAGGACGCGTTCGATGCGTATCGGGACGAGGTGTCTGCGGACACCGCGCTGTATCTCGTCGATCTCGCGGCCTACGGCGACCTGGTGACGCCAGAAGGCTACGAGAACGTCTACAACATCTCGGGGTGGTCGGAGAACGTCCTCTCGTTCATCGAACACGCCGAGAATCCGAAGCAGATCATCGATGAGATCGAGGCGTTCGAGCCGACCTAG
- a CDS encoding MarR family transcriptional regulator, translating into MYEPFDETAVRVLLAVNPGDSIRTVAQHLHTPYETVRQAVNQLEDAGYLRYDDGLFVTDDRVRKAARDLLATSAAVNPPSIEEAYVLPQFGDWPFAFTQVDAVYVWTQGGYQVGREPGDYPLFLAVLENDIDAWQRFFERFGIPTGFERQPEESFEGPLQVVLNERSVLNPDHVEGYPVISRRETIEFMRKHYATFQSALAMLDRMYDDLDLDVSYRESERECW; encoded by the coding sequence ATGTACGAACCGTTTGATGAGACGGCTGTTAGAGTGTTGCTCGCGGTCAATCCTGGGGATTCGATCCGAACGGTAGCCCAACATCTCCACACCCCCTACGAAACGGTTCGACAAGCAGTCAATCAACTAGAGGATGCAGGGTATCTTCGATATGATGATGGACTGTTCGTGACCGACGATCGCGTCCGTAAGGCGGCACGAGACCTGCTGGCCACGAGTGCCGCCGTGAATCCACCGTCCATCGAAGAGGCGTACGTACTCCCACAGTTCGGTGACTGGCCCTTCGCCTTTACACAGGTGGACGCCGTCTACGTGTGGACCCAAGGGGGCTATCAGGTTGGTCGCGAGCCCGGAGACTACCCGCTCTTTCTTGCCGTCCTTGAGAATGACATCGACGCCTGGCAGCGTTTTTTCGAACGGTTTGGAATCCCAACAGGATTTGAGCGACAACCGGAGGAATCATTTGAAGGTCCTCTCCAAGTCGTCCTCAACGAGCGTTCGGTGCTCAACCCCGACCACGTCGAAGGATATCCAGTCATCTCTCGGCGCGAGACGATAGAGTTCATGCGGAAGCATTATGCGACGTTTCAGTCAGCACTCGCTATGCTCGATCGCATGTACGACGATCTCGATCTCGACGTTTCCTACCGTGAGTCAGAAAGAGAATGCTGGTGA